From a single Sulfolobus sp. E5-1-F genomic region:
- a CDS encoding deoxyhypusine synthase, producing the protein MINRENLLKNPVEDITLSDLEKYSDIINVFDKIYGFSSEGIVRGSKILKEMIKDADLRFLSFTANLVSTGLRGLFADLVKRGYFNIIVTTGGTIDHDLARSFGGVYYKGSFDIDDAMLKDLEIHRLGNILVPFESYGKIIEDVVRKFLPEMTKDKKEIAAYELLWEFGKKINDSNSILRAAYEKKVPIIVPGIVDGSFGTNLFIQSQFLNFKINLFEDMRLIKDLVFSCKKSGALIIGGGISKHHTIWWNQFKDGLDYAVYVTTAQEYDGSLSGAKPREAISWNKIRPNAKHATIYGDATIIVPILAASLLS; encoded by the coding sequence ATGATAAATAGAGAGAATTTGTTAAAAAATCCAGTCGAAGATATAACATTGAGCGATCTAGAGAAATATAGTGATATAATTAATGTATTTGATAAGATATACGGTTTTAGTAGTGAGGGCATAGTAAGAGGTTCTAAGATTCTTAAAGAAATGATTAAAGACGCGGATTTGAGGTTTCTATCGTTTACTGCAAATCTCGTTTCTACAGGATTAAGAGGCTTATTTGCAGATCTTGTGAAAAGAGGATACTTTAACATAATAGTAACAACTGGGGGTACGATAGATCATGATTTGGCTAGAAGCTTTGGTGGGGTCTATTACAAAGGTTCCTTTGATATTGATGATGCTATGCTAAAAGATCTAGAGATTCACAGATTAGGAAATATTCTAGTTCCCTTTGAATCCTATGGCAAAATTATTGAAGACGTTGTAAGGAAATTCTTGCCTGAAATGACTAAGGATAAAAAGGAAATAGCCGCGTATGAGTTACTATGGGAGTTTGGAAAGAAAATAAACGACTCTAATTCGATTCTAAGAGCAGCTTATGAGAAGAAGGTTCCAATAATAGTCCCTGGAATAGTAGATGGTAGTTTTGGGACAAATCTATTTATACAATCTCAATTTCTGAACTTTAAGATTAATCTATTTGAGGATATGCGGCTTATTAAAGATCTGGTCTTTTCTTGCAAAAAGAGTGGCGCATTAATAATAGGAGGTGGTATAAGTAAGCACCATACGATATGGTGGAATCAGTTTAAAGATGGTTTAGATTACGCTGTATATGTAACTACTGCTCAAGAATATGATGGTAGTTTAAGTGGAGCCAAACCAAGAGAAGCAATATCTTGGAATAAGATTAGACCAAATGCCAAACACGCAACCATATACGGAGACGCGACAATAATAGTTCCTATTTTGGCCGCGTCTTTATTAAGCTAA